The Chitinophagales bacterium genomic sequence CCAGGTTGATGAGTACCTGGTTGATACGCGTCGGGTCGCCAATTAAGCGGATTGGGATATGCTCGTCTACAGAGACTTTGAATTCAAGCCCCTTCTCTTCTGCCTTGAACAACAATATGTCCTTCATGCTGCCTATAAGCTCAGTCATCACAAAATCTGTATCCTCTATTACTATCTTGCCCGCTTCTATTTTTGACAGGTCGAGGATATCGTTGATGATGACCAACAGATTATCTGCTGATTGCTGGATAGCTTTAAGGTATCTTTTTTGGTCATCCCTGGGGTCTTTGTCCATCAGGAGGCGGGTCATGCCAACAATGGCATTCATTGGTGTGCGTATCTCGTGGCTCATATTGGCCATGAACTGTTGTTTCAGTTCAGCTGTACGTTCTGCCACCTCTTTCTCTTTTTGAGAAAGTTCTATTTTTTGCCTTATCTGCAGATTGCGCAGTTTGTTCAGCGTTGTCTGCTGGAATATTTCTTCTTTAAGTTGTTCATAGGCTTTAAGATGATAGAATGCACTCGGGATGTTACCCATTTTATCATACAATACTGAAAGCGTTTCGTGCAGGCTCATCACGTCATGTTTGCGCAGGTAGTCCTCAGCCATTTCAAAAGCCTTGTTCAGGTAGAACAGCGCCTGCCTGAAATCACCTTCGTCCATCTGTATCTTACCCAGGTAATAGTTGCATATGATCTGAACTTCCGCATTCTCCAGTTCTACAGCTTCCTTCTGGGCCTGTTCCAGGCTTTCTTTAGCTTTTTCAAAGTCATTCAGGCGGTAATGTACTTTGCCCACACCGCTCAGCGCTATGATGTATGCCGATGACTCTTGTTCTGCACTTTGCAGGTTCTTTTCAAAATACTGCATGGCTTCTTCGTATTCCTCTCGCTTGAAGTAGATGTTGCCTAGTACATTATAAGTAGTAGTTACCCTGTTGGCATCGTGTGCCTTCTCAAATATAGGCAGGCAACGCAGTGCATAATCCAGGGCACTGTCAAAATCGTTCAGGTCGTATAGTAGTTGGGCTATACTTGTCAGGTTTACAGAAGTAGCTACCTCATCGCCCAAAGCTTCATTGATTACCAGTGCTTCTTCAAAGTAATTCAATGCACGTGCAAAATCACCGGTCTCCCTGTATATGTTACCGAAATTATTCAGTACCCTGGCTTCCAGCTTTTTGTCTTTTATGTGTTTGGCTATTGCCTGTGCTTTGTGCAGTTCTGCCAACCCGTCATCGTAATCGCCTTGAAGGCCATAGCAGGAGCCTTTCAGGTTATGCCCACGGCCCTGGCCGCGCGGGTAGCCAATGTTTACAGATTTCTCAATGATCTCATCTGCCATTTTCATTGCCTCGTCCTGGTCAGTATTTCTCATTTCCAGGGCCATGGTCACCAAAAGGTCTATACGCGAACGTTCGTCCTTGATGGTATCATATTCTTTCAGCAGTTGTTGGTATTTTTGAGCATCCATATAGCAGCCTTCTTCCTGTAAAAATAAAAACCCCTTGCTGTTGTGCAAGGGGCGCTATGAATATTGTGAAGATATTATTATCCGTTTACTTCCATGCGTTTATAATCCTGGTGGCCTGGATCTTCGTAGCTCAGGAACGTCGCGCAGAAATGGCCTATCAGCGATAAACCCCATGCAGCAGTGGTCCATGCA encodes the following:
- a CDS encoding tetratricopeptide repeat protein, translated to MDAQKYQQLLKEYDTIKDERSRIDLLVTMALEMRNTDQDEAMKMADEIIEKSVNIGYPRGQGRGHNLKGSCYGLQGDYDDGLAELHKAQAIAKHIKDKKLEARVLNNFGNIYRETGDFARALNYFEEALVINEALGDEVATSVNLTSIAQLLYDLNDFDSALDYALRCLPIFEKAHDANRVTTTYNVLGNIYFKREEYEEAMQYFEKNLQSAEQESSAYIIALSGVGKVHYRLNDFEKAKESLEQAQKEAVELENAEVQIICNYYLGKIQMDEGDFRQALFYLNKAFEMAEDYLRKHDVMSLHETLSVLYDKMGNIPSAFYHLKAYEQLKEEIFQQTTLNKLRNLQIRQKIELSQKEKEVAERTAELKQQFMANMSHEIRTPMNAIVGMTRLLMDKDPRDDQKRYLKAIQQSADNLLVIINDILDLSKIEAGKIVIEDTDFVMTELIGSMKDILLFKAEEKGLEFKVSVDEHIPIRLIGDPTRINQVLINLAGNAVKFTEKGSVSVSASVNKREGNKYWIRFDVEDTGIGISPDYVGQIFESFTQAGTDIARKFGGTGLGLTISKQLVGLMNGEISVESELGKGTKFTVIIPLTESANQVPVEDTPIIDDSKKQKLARLKLLLAEDNEFNRMVAEDTLKELLPGIHIDVAVNGQLAVEKVKTGIYDIVLMDIQMPVMDGVEATKRIRKDLPEPLNKVKIIAMTANVLMEDVQKYFDIGMNAYVSKPFQPDELLLKMATVMEHISSPDKQQQVQPNTTAVQDNVLKPLPEKVTDMRFLTQFTGGNVEKIQKYKGMFLENGPRLLNNIDEGLKNKDYPAIKIAAHSMKPQLSYMGVKEDISNIFLIEQTAGEQAHFERLPRLIEQLHKVCEKAFVELKSE